The proteins below are encoded in one region of Amycolatopsis acidiphila:
- a CDS encoding ATP-dependent helicase — translation MSYVSPAEVAAALGLHPPTPEQAAVIAAPIEPALVVAGAGAGKTETMAARVVWLVANGVVTPERVLGLTFTRKAARQLAERVRARLRRLAGSGLLDRVDPGGARRAAVAAGEPTVLTYHAYAGRLLSEHGLRLPVQPGVRLLSETSSWQLAHRVVSTWDGDLDTDRVPASVTAQVLALAGELGEHLVTEQQLAEYSTWLCELVETAPRAKGQRAALPKALAEIAAAQRFRLALIPLIEGYHRRKRAEGALDFADQMSLAAQLATSHPEVASGERDRYGAVLLDEYQDTGHAQRVLLRALFGGVENAPLPVTAVGDPAQAIYGWRGASAANLPRFTTDFPRRDGERLAPAREYGLLTSFRNPPQVLTLANGIAEPLRARGLGVARLRAREGAGPADIEYALLPDIRAEREWVADALARRWYEHLDATGSPPTAAVLVRRRADMAPIAAELRARGLPVEVVGLGGLLDEPEVADLVATLRVLADPLAGTAAARLLTGARWRIAAADLAALWRRANEIAAPPPTGESTVDELFVERAEQTGLVDALDDPGDPARYSAEGYRRIRRVASELTALRRRLDQSLPELVADVERTMLLDVESLARPGGAGRAHLDAFADVVSDFAETSPDATLMSFVDYLLTAAHAEDGLTPGEVEVLPDRVQVLTAHSAKGLEWQVVAVPHLARDVFPNKRRSSSWLRTVTSLPAHLRGDAQDLPKLRVSMGMDRKEITEAFEIHEESFAEREAEEERRLCYVALTRSERALIASGHWWNETSSRPKGPSVFLTEIAALGVGRLSEWADEPAEEDENPLVTQSRTAQWPVDPLGGRRSAVAEGAELVLAALASGEHPEEDEADPDGWIADTDVLLAERAAAAGAGEQVTLPGHLSVSQLVELASDPGALARRLRRPLPLPPNTFARRGTAFHGWLERRFEGERLLEIDDLPGAADEGAAPDEALDELRAAFEASSWAVRTPHEVEVPFSTEVDGVLVRGRMDAVFADPDGGWTVVDWKTGAVPESSKLQPLAVQLAAYRLAWASLSGTPLEKVRAAFHYVRDDHTLRPVDLLDGDGLKELLRTIPEGQV, via the coding sequence ATGAGCTACGTCAGTCCCGCCGAGGTGGCCGCCGCGCTCGGGCTGCACCCGCCCACGCCCGAGCAGGCGGCGGTCATCGCGGCGCCGATCGAGCCCGCGCTCGTCGTCGCCGGTGCCGGGGCGGGGAAGACCGAGACGATGGCCGCGCGGGTCGTGTGGCTCGTGGCCAACGGGGTGGTGACCCCGGAACGGGTCCTCGGGCTCACCTTCACCCGCAAGGCCGCCCGCCAGCTCGCCGAGCGGGTGCGGGCGCGGTTGCGCCGGCTGGCCGGCTCCGGCCTGCTCGACCGTGTCGACCCGGGCGGCGCCCGTCGCGCCGCCGTGGCCGCAGGCGAGCCCACGGTGCTGACGTATCACGCGTATGCCGGGCGGCTGCTGTCCGAGCACGGGCTGCGGCTGCCGGTGCAGCCCGGTGTGCGGCTGCTGTCGGAGACGTCGTCCTGGCAGCTCGCACACCGGGTGGTGTCCACCTGGGACGGTGACCTGGACACCGACCGGGTGCCGGCCTCCGTCACGGCCCAGGTGCTGGCGCTCGCGGGCGAGCTGGGCGAGCACCTGGTCACCGAGCAGCAGCTCGCCGAGTACAGCACCTGGCTGTGCGAGCTCGTCGAGACCGCGCCCCGGGCCAAGGGGCAGCGTGCGGCACTGCCGAAGGCGCTCGCGGAGATCGCCGCGGCACAACGGTTCCGGCTCGCGCTCATCCCGCTCATCGAGGGCTACCACCGGCGCAAGCGGGCGGAGGGCGCGCTCGACTTCGCCGACCAGATGTCACTGGCCGCGCAGCTCGCGACCAGCCATCCCGAGGTGGCGAGCGGTGAGCGCGACCGGTACGGGGCGGTGCTGCTCGACGAGTACCAGGACACCGGGCACGCCCAGCGCGTCCTGCTGCGTGCGCTGTTCGGCGGCGTCGAGAACGCACCGCTGCCGGTGACCGCGGTCGGCGACCCGGCGCAGGCCATCTACGGCTGGCGCGGCGCGAGCGCGGCCAACCTGCCGCGCTTCACCACCGACTTTCCGCGCCGTGACGGGGAAAGGCTCGCCCCGGCCCGCGAGTACGGCCTGCTCACCAGCTTCCGCAACCCGCCGCAGGTGCTCACCCTCGCCAACGGGATCGCCGAGCCGCTGCGTGCGCGGGGCCTTGGCGTGGCGCGCCTGCGGGCGCGGGAGGGCGCCGGTCCCGCGGACATCGAGTACGCGCTGCTGCCGGACATCCGGGCCGAACGGGAGTGGGTCGCCGACGCGCTCGCCCGCCGCTGGTACGAGCACCTGGACGCGACCGGCTCCCCGCCGACGGCGGCGGTGCTGGTGCGGCGGCGCGCGGACATGGCGCCGATCGCCGCCGAGCTGCGGGCGCGTGGGCTGCCGGTCGAGGTCGTCGGCCTCGGCGGCCTGCTCGACGAGCCCGAGGTCGCCGACCTCGTCGCGACCCTGCGGGTGCTGGCGGACCCGCTCGCCGGAACGGCGGCGGCCCGGCTGCTGACCGGCGCCCGCTGGCGGATCGCCGCCGCCGACCTCGCCGCACTGTGGCGGCGCGCCAACGAGATCGCCGCCCCGCCGCCGACCGGTGAGTCCACAGTGGACGAGTTGTTCGTCGAACGCGCCGAGCAGACCGGGCTCGTGGACGCGCTCGACGACCCGGGCGACCCCGCGCGCTACTCCGCGGAGGGGTACCGGCGGATCCGCCGGGTGGCAAGCGAGCTGACCGCACTGCGTCGCAGGCTCGACCAGTCGTTGCCCGAGCTGGTGGCCGACGTGGAACGCACGATGCTGCTCGACGTCGAGTCGCTGGCCCGGCCCGGCGGTGCCGGTCGCGCCCACCTCGACGCCTTCGCCGACGTCGTCTCCGACTTCGCCGAGACCTCGCCCGACGCCACCCTGATGTCCTTCGTGGACTACCTGCTCACCGCGGCGCACGCGGAGGACGGGCTCACGCCCGGTGAGGTCGAGGTCCTGCCGGACCGCGTCCAGGTCCTCACCGCGCATTCGGCCAAGGGGCTGGAATGGCAGGTCGTCGCGGTGCCGCACCTCGCCCGGGACGTGTTCCCCAACAAGCGAAGGTCGTCCTCGTGGCTGCGCACGGTGACGTCGCTGCCCGCGCACCTGCGGGGTGACGCGCAGGACCTGCCGAAGCTCCGGGTCTCGATGGGCATGGACCGCAAGGAGATCACCGAGGCCTTCGAGATCCACGAGGAGAGCTTCGCCGAGCGCGAGGCCGAGGAGGAACGCCGGCTCTGCTACGTCGCGCTGACCCGGTCGGAGCGCGCCCTGATCGCCTCCGGGCACTGGTGGAACGAGACCAGCTCGCGCCCCAAGGGCCCGTCGGTCTTCCTGACCGAGATCGCGGCACTGGGAGTCGGGCGGCTCTCCGAGTGGGCCGACGAACCGGCGGAGGAGGACGAGAACCCGCTGGTCACGCAGTCGCGGACGGCGCAATGGCCGGTCGACCCGCTCGGCGGCCGCCGTTCCGCCGTGGCCGAGGGCGCCGAACTGGTGCTCGCCGCGCTGGCGTCCGGCGAGCACCCGGAGGAAGACGAGGCCGACCCGGACGGCTGGATCGCCGACACCGACGTCCTGCTCGCCGAGCGTGCCGCGGCGGCGGGCGCCGGGGAGCAGGTCACGCTGCCGGGCCACCTGTCGGTGAGCCAGCTCGTCGAGCTCGCGTCCGACCCGGGCGCGCTCGCGCGCCGCCTGCGCCGCCCGCTTCCGTTGCCGCCCAACACCTTCGCCCGCCGGGGCACCGCTTTCCACGGCTGGCTCGAGCGCCGGTTCGAGGGTGAGCGGCTGCTCGAGATCGACGACCTGCCGGGCGCCGCCGACGAGGGCGCCGCGCCCGACGAGGCGCTCGACGAGCTGCGTGCCGCGTTCGAGGCGAGCAGCTGGGCCGTCCGCACCCCGCACGAGGTGGAGGTGCCGTTCTCCACGGAGGTCGACGGGGTGCTCGTGCGCGGCCGGATGGACGCCGTGTTCGCCGATCCGGACGGCGGCTGGACCGTCGTCGACTGGAAGACGGGCGCGGTGCCCGAGTCGTCGAAGCTGCAGCCGCTGGCCGTGCAGCTGGCGGCCTACCGGCTCGCGTGGGCCTCGCTGTCGGGTACGCCGCTGGAGAAGGTGCGCGCGGCGTTCCACTACGTCCGCGACGATCACACGCTCCGCCCCGTCGACCTGCTCGACGGTGACGGCCTGAAAGAACTGTTGCGCACGATTCCCGAAGGTCAGGTGTAA
- a CDS encoding helix-turn-helix transcriptional regulator, whose amino-acid sequence MRASRLLSVLLLLQNRGRMTADELAAELEVSVRTVYRDIEALSAAGVPVYADRGRAGGYQLVDGYRTRLTGLTEEEARSLSLAGLPVAAAELGLGTVLAAAQLKLYAALPAELRDRAGQVAQRFFLDVPGWFRGIESLPHLADIARAVWESRRITTRYRRWDRSEVDRVLEPLGLILKAGNWYLAARADGGDRTYRVSRIGTPELGERFERPADFDLAAYWREWSESFERRLYPRVAVVRLSRLGRDLVPFYLGAVGARALRECRDEPDEDGWLRVELPVEPGAPALGELLRFGPELQVLEPADLRADVAAAVARMGASYG is encoded by the coding sequence ATGCGCGCGAGCAGGTTGCTGTCGGTGCTGCTGCTGTTGCAGAACCGCGGCCGGATGACCGCCGACGAGCTGGCGGCCGAGCTCGAGGTCTCGGTACGGACGGTGTACCGGGACATCGAGGCACTCTCGGCCGCCGGTGTCCCGGTGTACGCCGACCGCGGCCGGGCGGGTGGATACCAGCTGGTCGACGGCTATCGCACGAGGCTCACCGGGCTGACCGAGGAGGAGGCGCGGTCGCTGTCGCTCGCCGGGCTGCCGGTCGCCGCCGCGGAGCTGGGGCTCGGCACGGTGCTCGCCGCGGCGCAGCTGAAGCTGTACGCGGCCTTGCCCGCGGAGCTGCGGGACCGCGCGGGGCAGGTCGCGCAGCGGTTCTTCCTCGATGTGCCCGGCTGGTTCCGCGGCATCGAAAGCCTGCCGCACCTGGCGGACATCGCGCGCGCGGTGTGGGAGAGCCGCCGGATCACCACCCGCTACCGCCGCTGGGACCGCAGCGAGGTCGACCGGGTGCTGGAGCCGCTGGGCCTGATCCTCAAGGCGGGCAACTGGTACCTCGCCGCCCGCGCGGACGGCGGCGACCGGACCTACCGGGTGTCCCGCATCGGCACGCCGGAGCTGGGGGAGCGGTTCGAACGGCCCGCCGACTTCGACCTCGCCGCGTACTGGCGCGAATGGTCCGAGAGTTTCGAGCGAAGGCTGTACCCGCGGGTCGCGGTGGTGCGCCTGTCGCGGCTGGGTCGCGACCTCGTACCGTTCTACCTGGGCGCGGTCGGTGCCCGGGCGCTGCGGGAGTGCCGCGACGAGCCGGACGAGGACGGGTGGTTGCGAGTGGAGTTGCCGGTGGAGCCGGGGGCTCCGGCGCTCGGCGAGCTGCTGCGGTTCGGGCCGGAGCTGCAGGTGCTCGAACCCGCCGACCTGCGGGCCGACGTCGCCGCCGCGGTCGCGAGGATGGGGGCGAGCTATGGGTGA
- a CDS encoding siderophore-interacting protein encodes MEISVAQVRQVRRLSPNMARVCLVGDDLRRMTATCPDAYVKLFFPLPGQDRPRLPELTAGSWYRTYLALPDEIRPPMRTYTVRAHRGAEVDIDFVLHGDAGPASRWVLGAQPGDTVAVLGPGGLHIVPPGTDWQLLIGDETALPAIGSILERLSPGAKAHAFIEVDGPAEEQRFPTLGDIRVHWVHRGSAPHGESVLNAVRMARLPEGTPYSWVSGEAGMVKSARRHLVRDRGFPKSAITFTGYWRLGATHDQLS; translated from the coding sequence GTGGAGATCTCGGTGGCTCAGGTGCGGCAGGTACGCCGGCTCAGCCCGAACATGGCGCGGGTCTGCCTCGTCGGCGACGACCTGCGGCGGATGACCGCGACCTGCCCCGACGCCTACGTCAAGCTGTTCTTCCCGCTGCCCGGCCAGGACCGTCCGCGGCTGCCCGAGCTGACCGCCGGCTCCTGGTACCGCACTTATCTCGCACTGCCGGACGAAATCCGGCCGCCCATGCGCACCTACACCGTTCGCGCGCACCGCGGTGCGGAGGTGGACATCGACTTCGTCCTGCACGGCGACGCCGGGCCCGCCAGCCGCTGGGTGCTCGGCGCGCAGCCGGGCGACACCGTGGCGGTGCTGGGGCCGGGCGGGCTGCACATCGTGCCGCCGGGCACCGACTGGCAGCTGCTGATCGGCGACGAGACCGCGCTGCCCGCGATCGGCTCGATCCTCGAACGGCTCTCGCCCGGCGCGAAGGCCCACGCGTTCATCGAGGTCGACGGGCCCGCGGAGGAGCAGCGGTTTCCCACCCTCGGCGACATCCGGGTGCACTGGGTCCACCGCGGCTCCGCCCCGCACGGCGAGTCCGTGCTCAACGCCGTCCGGATGGCACGGCTGCCCGAGGGCACCCCGTACAGTTGGGTCTCGGGTGAGGCGGGCATGGTCAAGTCCGCCCGCCGGCACCTGGTGCGCGACCGCGGCTTCCCGAAGAGCGCGATCACCTTCACCGGCTACTGGCGCCTCGGCGCCACGCACGACCAGCTGAGCTGA
- a CDS encoding ATP-dependent helicase, translating to MNARGTATRRARLVRRPVEPLRPQHWEPAARAVIERPGGFVRVLGGPGTGKTSLLATAVASRIDAGVDPERLLVLTTSRRAADALRADITRRVTSGLDGRTIREPIVRTVHSYAFALLRLQANAQGLPPPRLLSSPEQDVVVRELLAGDLELGAQDWPEQLRPALPVPGFAEELRDLILRAAERGLGPEDLVKLGKRTDRPQWVAAGVFWRQYEEVTILQGAGGAPALDAAELVASALVEMEGDAELLTREQARIRHVFVDDAQHLDHLQFRLIRLLGSAAADFVVAGDPDQAVFSFRGADPTLLADADPSGDHTITLTRAHRMSTEVHSAVTRLAGTLAGANRHRAFSPAPDAEYGAVRVRLLPTPSAEASWVADQLRRAHLTDGVPWSEMAVLVRSPGRSFPVLQRALRAAGVPIASAAEELPLAKQPAVRPLLAILRVATDPEVLDVDLAEMLLSSSLGGADPLGLRRMRRGLRRLELAGGGQRSSDELLLEVLRDNDKLAGLAAAEAAPIRRVGGLIAVTAAAIRRGAPVEQVLWELWKATELQPRLVRQSARGGTLGSQADRDLDAIVALFHAAGRYADRLPKASVAAFADYLSSQHIAGDSLAPVAARGEGVSLLTAHGAAGREWTVVAVAGVQEGSWPDLRLRGSLLGVERLVDLLSGVDNDVVSATAPILAEERRLFYVAASRARHTLLVSAVAGEDEQPSRFVDDIEPNSADESGIDSRMKPPGRSLVLAELVGELRKAVCDARTDPERRQLAARQLARLAEDGVPGAHPDSWYGVVDVSSDQPLYGSGDVVRISPSTVETLHKCPLRWLIERHGGSDPAQLAAITGTLVHGLAQAAASGMDDQQLREALDEAWAKVDAGAPWFSRRERNRVEQMVRNFLSWLETSRGELMQLGVEQDIEVELPVGEDGMLVRLRGRVDRLESDKEGRPVVVDLKTGKTPVSSADAELHPQLAAYQLSVLLGAFGDGKQPGGAKLVYLAKSNTRTGATQRAQQPLDEESGKRWLDLVREVAAAASGPGYQASENTDCDRCPARGSCPLRPEGRQVTGG from the coding sequence ATGAACGCGCGGGGCACGGCCACCCGGCGGGCGCGGCTGGTCCGCCGGCCCGTCGAACCGCTGCGCCCGCAGCACTGGGAGCCGGCCGCCCGCGCGGTGATCGAGCGGCCGGGCGGCTTCGTGCGCGTCCTGGGCGGGCCGGGGACCGGCAAGACGTCGCTGCTCGCGACGGCCGTGGCGAGCCGGATCGACGCCGGCGTGGATCCCGAGCGCCTGCTGGTGCTCACGACGTCGCGCCGTGCGGCGGACGCTCTGCGCGCCGACATCACCCGCCGCGTCACCTCCGGCCTGGACGGCCGCACGATCCGCGAGCCGATCGTCCGCACGGTGCACTCCTACGCGTTCGCGTTGCTGCGGCTGCAGGCAAATGCCCAGGGCCTCCCGCCGCCGCGGCTGCTGTCGAGCCCGGAACAGGACGTCGTGGTCCGCGAGCTGCTGGCCGGTGACCTCGAGCTGGGCGCGCAGGACTGGCCCGAGCAGCTGCGGCCCGCGCTGCCGGTGCCGGGGTTCGCCGAGGAGCTGCGTGACCTGATCCTGCGTGCGGCCGAGCGCGGGCTCGGCCCGGAGGACCTGGTCAAGCTCGGCAAGCGCACCGACCGGCCGCAGTGGGTCGCGGCCGGGGTGTTCTGGCGCCAGTACGAGGAGGTCACGATCCTGCAGGGCGCGGGCGGGGCGCCCGCGCTCGACGCGGCGGAGCTGGTCGCCAGCGCGCTCGTCGAGATGGAGGGCGACGCCGAGCTGCTCACGCGTGAGCAGGCGCGGATCCGGCACGTGTTCGTCGACGACGCCCAGCACCTGGACCACCTGCAGTTCCGGCTGATCCGGCTGCTCGGCTCGGCGGCGGCGGACTTCGTCGTCGCCGGTGACCCGGACCAGGCCGTGTTCTCCTTCCGTGGCGCGGATCCGACGCTGCTGGCCGACGCCGACCCCAGTGGCGACCACACGATCACGCTGACCCGCGCGCACCGGATGAGCACCGAGGTGCACTCCGCGGTCACCCGCCTCGCGGGCACGCTCGCGGGCGCGAACCGGCATCGGGCGTTCTCCCCGGCGCCGGACGCCGAGTACGGCGCGGTCCGGGTCCGGCTGCTGCCCACGCCGTCGGCCGAGGCGAGCTGGGTCGCCGACCAGCTGCGCCGCGCCCACCTCACCGACGGCGTGCCGTGGTCGGAGATGGCGGTGCTGGTGCGTTCGCCGGGCCGGTCGTTTCCCGTGCTGCAGCGGGCGTTGCGTGCCGCCGGGGTGCCGATCGCCTCGGCCGCGGAGGAGCTGCCGTTGGCGAAGCAGCCCGCGGTGCGCCCATTGCTGGCGATCCTGCGGGTGGCCACCGACCCCGAGGTGCTCGACGTCGACCTGGCCGAGATGCTGCTGTCGTCCTCGCTCGGCGGGGCCGATCCGCTGGGCCTGCGGCGGATGCGCCGCGGCCTGCGCAGGCTGGAGCTCGCCGGTGGTGGGCAGCGCTCGAGCGACGAGCTGCTGTTGGAAGTGTTGCGGGACAACGACAAGCTCGCCGGGTTGGCGGCGGCCGAGGCGGCCCCGATCCGCCGCGTCGGCGGGCTGATCGCGGTCACGGCGGCGGCGATCCGCCGCGGCGCGCCCGTCGAGCAGGTGTTGTGGGAGCTGTGGAAGGCGACCGAACTGCAGCCGCGGCTGGTGCGGCAGTCGGCCCGTGGTGGCACGCTCGGTTCCCAGGCGGACCGGGACCTCGACGCGATCGTCGCCCTGTTCCACGCCGCCGGACGGTATGCCGACAGGCTGCCCAAGGCGAGTGTCGCCGCCTTCGCGGACTACCTGTCGTCCCAGCACATCGCCGGGGACAGCCTGGCGCCCGTCGCGGCCCGCGGCGAGGGCGTGTCGCTGCTGACCGCACACGGCGCGGCCGGTCGCGAGTGGACGGTCGTCGCCGTCGCGGGGGTCCAGGAGGGCAGCTGGCCGGACCTGCGGCTGCGCGGATCCCTGCTGGGCGTGGAACGGCTGGTCGACCTGCTGTCCGGAGTGGACAATGACGTGGTCTCGGCGACGGCACCGATCCTCGCCGAGGAGCGGCGGCTGTTCTACGTCGCGGCCAGCCGTGCCCGGCACACGCTGCTGGTCAGCGCGGTGGCGGGAGAGGACGAGCAGCCCTCGCGGTTCGTCGACGACATCGAGCCCAACAGCGCCGACGAGTCGGGCATCGACTCGCGGATGAAGCCGCCGGGACGTTCGCTCGTACTCGCCGAGCTGGTCGGCGAGCTGCGCAAGGCCGTGTGCGACGCCCGCACGGACCCCGAGCGGCGGCAGCTCGCCGCACGCCAGCTCGCGAGGCTCGCGGAGGACGGCGTCCCCGGCGCGCATCCGGACTCCTGGTACGGCGTCGTCGACGTGTCGTCGGACCAGCCGCTGTACGGCAGCGGCGACGTCGTGCGCATCTCACCGTCCACAGTGGAAACGCTGCACAAGTGCCCGCTGCGCTGGCTGATCGAGCGGCACGGTGGCAGCGACCCGGCGCAGCTGGCCGCCATCACCGGCACCCTCGTGCACGGCCTCGCACAGGCGGCCGCGAGCGGGATGGACGACCAGCAGCTGCGGGAAGCGCTCGACGAGGCGTGGGCGAAGGTCGACGCGGGCGCGCCGTGGTTCTCCCGGCGCGAGCGCAACCGGGTCGAGCAGATGGTGCGCAACTTCCTGTCCTGGCTGGAGACCAGCCGCGGCGAGCTGATGCAGCTGGGCGTGGAGCAGGACATCGAGGTCGAGCTGCCGGTGGGCGAGGACGGGATGCTCGTGCGGCTGCGCGGCCGGGTCGACCGGCTGGAGTCGGACAAGGAGGGCCGCCCGGTCGTGGTGGACCTCAAGACCGGCAAGACGCCGGTCAGCTCCGCCGACGCCGAGCTGCACCCGCAGCTGGCCGCGTACCAGCTTTCCGTGCTGCTGGGCGCGTTCGGCGATGGCAAGCAGCCAGGCGGCGCGAAGCTGGTGTACCTGGCCAAGTCGAACACCAGGACCGGCGCCACGCAGCGGGCGCAGCAGCCGCTGGACGAGGAGAGCGGCAAGCGCTGGCTCGACCTCGTCCGCGAGGTCGCCGCGGCCGCGTCAGGGCCGGGGTACCAGGCGAGCGAGAACACCGACTGCGACCGCTGTCCCGCCAGGGGCTCCTGCCCGCTGCGGCCCGAAGGGCGGCAGGTGACCGGGGGATGA
- a CDS encoding potassium channel family protein: MPEPSVSPMRSIGRRVIGALLALVATVLIVYAGRDGYRDVNGDGLSLLDSFYYATVSLSTTGYGDITPVSAAARLINVLIITPLRVLFLIVLVGTTLEVLTERSRQAFRIQKWRSKVRDHVVVVGFGTKGRSAVKTLLGDENVEPNRVVVVDTDQQALDSAAALGLVTVHGSATRSDVLRVAGVQRARAVVVATNRDDSAVLATLTARELAPKAHIVASVREAENVHLLKQSGANQVVVSSETAGRLLGMATSTPVVVDMVEDLLTPESGLAIAERAVEPSEEGGSPRHLSDIVLGVVRDGELYRVDSPQVDAIEPGDRLLYVRKVTPADHNE, from the coding sequence ATGCCGGAACCGTCGGTCAGCCCGATGCGGTCGATCGGCAGACGGGTCATCGGGGCCCTGCTGGCCCTCGTCGCGACGGTGCTGATCGTCTACGCGGGGCGTGACGGCTACCGCGACGTCAACGGCGACGGTTTGTCGCTTTTGGACAGTTTCTACTACGCCACGGTCTCGCTCTCGACCACCGGGTACGGCGACATCACCCCGGTCAGCGCGGCGGCGCGGCTGATCAACGTCCTGATCATCACGCCACTGCGGGTGCTGTTCCTCATCGTGCTGGTCGGGACCACACTGGAAGTGCTCACCGAACGGTCGCGGCAGGCGTTCCGGATCCAGAAGTGGAGGTCCAAGGTGCGGGACCACGTGGTGGTCGTCGGCTTCGGCACGAAGGGCCGGTCCGCGGTGAAGACGTTGCTCGGCGACGAGAACGTCGAGCCGAACCGGGTCGTCGTGGTGGACACCGACCAGCAGGCGCTGGACTCGGCGGCGGCGCTCGGCCTGGTCACCGTGCACGGCTCCGCGACCCGCTCGGACGTGCTTCGCGTCGCGGGCGTGCAGCGGGCGCGCGCGGTGGTGGTCGCGACGAACCGGGACGATTCGGCCGTGCTGGCCACGCTGACCGCCCGGGAGCTGGCGCCCAAGGCGCACATCGTCGCCTCGGTGCGGGAGGCGGAGAACGTGCACCTGCTCAAGCAGTCGGGTGCGAACCAGGTGGTCGTGTCGAGCGAGACCGCGGGACGGCTGCTCGGGATGGCCACCTCGACGCCCGTCGTGGTCGACATGGTCGAGGACCTGCTGACCCCCGAGTCCGGACTGGCGATCGCGGAGCGTGCTGTCGAGCCCTCCGAAGAGGGTGGCTCGCCTCGGCATCTGAGTGACATCGTGCTCGGCGTCGTCCGGGACGGGGAGCTCTACCGGGTCGACTCGCCGCAGGTCGACGCCATCGAACCAGGGGACCGCCTGCTGTATGTGCGGAAAGTGACCCCCGCTGACCACAACGAGTGA
- a CDS encoding uroporphyrinogen-III synthase, producing the protein MGDLRGVTIGVTAERRADEFIGALERNGATVRHAPTIHIVPLPDDLRLRAATDDVLAQDVDLLAVTTGAGFRGWLEAADGWGLSDRLLATLGRARIFTRGPKGKGAVRGRGLSEAWSAPEESNRELFAHLLATGVEGKRVAVQLHGSPLPETQALADAGARLIEVQPYRWEWPADLAPAYRLLDGVLDRQVQALAFTSAPATSNLLSLARRRGSYDELVRALKSDVVCACVGPVTAAPLTAVGVPTLQPERQRLGALVKLLVAELGG; encoded by the coding sequence ATGGGTGATCTGCGCGGGGTCACCATCGGCGTCACCGCCGAGCGGCGCGCCGACGAGTTCATCGGCGCCCTGGAACGCAACGGCGCGACCGTGCGGCACGCGCCGACGATCCACATCGTGCCGCTGCCCGACGACCTGCGGCTGCGCGCCGCGACGGACGACGTGCTCGCCCAGGACGTCGACCTGCTCGCCGTGACCACCGGGGCCGGCTTCCGGGGCTGGCTGGAGGCGGCGGACGGCTGGGGTCTGTCCGACCGGCTGCTCGCGACGCTCGGGCGTGCGCGCATCTTCACCCGCGGCCCGAAGGGCAAGGGTGCCGTGCGCGGCCGGGGCCTGTCGGAGGCGTGGTCGGCGCCGGAGGAGAGCAACCGTGAGCTGTTCGCGCACCTGCTCGCCACCGGGGTCGAGGGCAAGCGGGTCGCGGTGCAGCTGCACGGCTCGCCGCTGCCCGAGACGCAGGCGCTCGCCGACGCGGGCGCGCGGCTGATCGAGGTGCAGCCGTACCGGTGGGAGTGGCCGGCCGACCTCGCCCCGGCGTACCGCCTGCTCGACGGCGTGCTGGACCGGCAGGTGCAGGCGCTGGCGTTCACCAGTGCCCCGGCGACGTCGAACCTGCTGAGCCTCGCGCGCCGGCGCGGCAGCTACGACGAGCTGGTGCGAGCCCTCAAGAGTGACGTGGTGTGCGCCTGCGTCGGGCCGGTGACGGCGGCGCCGCTCACGGCCGTCGGCGTGCCGACGCTGCAACCGGAACGGCAACGGCTGGGCGCGCTGGTCAAGCTCCTGGTGGCCGAGCTGGGCGGCTGA
- a CDS encoding nitroreductase/quinone reductase family protein encodes MSMPADIKAVNRAIIEEFRANDGVVSDERLRRGKLVLLTTVGAKSGREHTVPLGDFSDDDGKVLLWASAIGAPRHPAWYSNLVANPAVVVERKGADGHLERVESTAVTAEGPERERFLALLSRDHPHVAVHQERTEREIPIVVIDC; translated from the coding sequence ATGTCCATGCCGGCCGACATCAAGGCTGTCAACCGCGCCATCATCGAGGAGTTCCGGGCGAACGACGGGGTCGTCAGCGACGAGCGGCTCCGCCGGGGGAAGCTGGTCCTGCTCACCACCGTGGGCGCGAAGTCGGGCCGGGAGCACACGGTTCCGCTCGGCGACTTCAGCGACGACGACGGCAAGGTCCTGCTGTGGGCTTCGGCGATCGGCGCGCCCAGGCATCCCGCCTGGTACTCGAACCTGGTCGCGAACCCCGCGGTGGTGGTCGAGCGCAAGGGTGCGGACGGGCATCTCGAGCGCGTCGAGAGCACCGCCGTCACCGCCGAAGGGCCCGAGCGCGAACGGTTCCTCGCGCTGCTGTCCCGGGACCACCCGCACGTCGCGGTGCACCAGGAGCGCACCGAGCGCGAGATCCCGATCGTCGTCATCGACTGCTGA
- a CDS encoding MGMT family protein — protein sequence MDEELHERVRDVIASVPAGKVATYGDIAGVAGAPSPRMIGRILSEDGHDLPWHRILRANGTPAPHLAHRQLELLRAEGVPADGQKVDLRRYRWRV from the coding sequence GTGGACGAGGAGCTGCACGAGCGGGTGCGCGACGTGATCGCATCGGTACCTGCCGGCAAAGTCGCCACCTACGGGGACATCGCGGGCGTCGCCGGCGCCCCGTCCCCCCGGATGATCGGCCGGATCCTGTCGGAGGACGGCCACGATCTGCCGTGGCACCGGATCCTGCGGGCCAACGGCACTCCGGCCCCGCATCTGGCGCACCGGCAGCTGGAGCTCCTGCGCGCGGAGGGCGTGCCGGCCGACGGGCAGAAGGTCGATCTGCGCAGGTACCGCTGGCGGGTGTGA